The following nucleotide sequence is from Nitrospira sp..
TGCCGGTGTCGGCATCACCCTGGCGTTCATGGCGAGCGTCCTCCTTCTCCTCATGGTCGTCCATCTGCTGCACGACCCGCTGGGCCTTCCGTTCTGGGCGAGTTATGGAATCGTAGGACTCCTCTGCGCACTCGTCGCGGGCCTACTCTTGGCCGGCGTCGTTTCACTGGGCGCCACGCTTCGCTTGTGGCCGTTCCGCACTTTTCACTCCATAAAGGAAGATGCCCGATGGATCAAAGAACAGGTGCTCTCGACCAAGATCTAAAAGACATTCTGCACACGCGGATGGCAA
It contains:
- a CDS encoding phage holin family protein — translated: MENPHPISVAALLQGLVEDVRLLIQQTLRLARHEMQLEWHKVTAIIIRAGVGITLAFMASVLLLLMVVHLLHDPLGLPFWASYGIVGLLCALVAGLLLAGVVSLGATLRLWPFRTFHSIKEDARWIKEQVLSTKI